One region of Coregonus clupeaformis isolate EN_2021a chromosome 31, ASM2061545v1, whole genome shotgun sequence genomic DNA includes:
- the LOC121547965 gene encoding dickkopf-related protein 1-like, producing MAMTLPFVYSAVFYMLVGSFDSACAGSVLLNSNAIKNIPLVAGPSHPVSASPDDFSFASGTQNMAIDTIQSLSCSMDEECGDHGFCFASRGACLPCKRRRKRCIRDTMCCRGNQCSNGVCLPSDPDMVQHIGMEDTVPLSNTHEENSTVELNSKVPTQDLSQTLKGLEGENCLRSSDCTEGLCCARHFWSKICKPVLKDGQVCTKHKRKGPHGLEIFQRCDCGDGLSCRTQRGEHNSKASRSLHTCQRH from the exons ATGGCAATGACGCTGCCATTCGTTTATTCCGCTGTCTTTTACATGTTGGTCGGATCCTTTGATTCTGCATGCGCTGGATCAGTGCTTCTCAACTCAAATGCCATCAAGAACATACCTTTAGTGGCTGGTCCGAGTCACCCGGTCAGCGCGAGCCCTGACGACTTTTCATTTGCCAGCGGGACCCAAAACATGGCAATTGATACCATACAG TCTTTGAGTTGCTCCATGGATGAGGAGTGCGGTGACCATGGTTTCTGCTTTGCATCCCGAGGCGCCTGTCTCCCGTGCAAGAGGCGCAGGAAGCGCTGTATCCGGGACACTATGTGCTGCCGGGGCAACCAGTGCAGCAATG GTGTGTGTTTGCCCAGCGATCCTGACATGGTTCAGCACATTGGAATGGAGGACACAGTGCCACTCAGCAATACACATGAGGAAAACTCTACAGTGGAACTGAACTCCAAGGTGCCCACACAAGATCTTTCACAAACCCTAAAAG GTCTGGAAGGAGAAAACTGCCTGAGGTCTTCAGATTGCACAGAGGGACTTTGCTGTGCGCGCCATTTTTGGTCCAAGATCTGCAAACCAGTGTTGAAAGACGGTCAGGTCTGCACCAAGCACAAAAGGAAAGGCCCCCACGGTTTGGAGATATTCCAGCGGTGTGACTGTGGAGACGGTTTGTCCTGCAGAACACAGAGAGGGGAGCACAACAGCAAGGCATCGCGAAGTCTGCACACTTGCCAAAGACATTGA